CAGGCAAATTTCAATCATAGAATCGGGACCTAGAAAAGATTGAACAAATCCCTTTAGGGCATTAGcgcattcttttcttttcgccCCCTTCATCGCTCGACCTCTCGATGAGGTCGGCACATTGCCAATAACTGGATCATTACCGAAAAGTGTGTCGATTGAGATGACATAGTCAATTGTCGAAGCGACCATATGAAGTTTTATAGGAATAAAGTCATAGAGATGCAATAAGTACGTGCACTAATGGTCGCTCACCTCCTAAGCCAAACCTCCCCAACCCCACCTAGATTTGCAAAGCTTAAACATGGAAGTCATTAAGGCAGCTATGCTCTGCAACTTAGCAGTAAAATGAAACGATTGACTTAGGCACTTTGCTTTTTAGTCGATCGCTTGCAAATGGGGTTTGTCCAGATTAGCGGcgtttttctaattttggagtTTAGAGATCTTAATTAACTGCAATGAAGTCAAGGTTGGGGTGACGGTCTTGGCATGGCTCTGGATCACCTAGATAACGATGGTTGCTGTCCAATGCATCTCTCTTGTTTGACCATTTATTAGTACGGCGTATTTGACTTCTTCAAACCGggcggaagaaaaaaaaaaaaaaagggagagagacgCCATAAAGGGCAATGTACAAAGTAGGTCTTGGTTGACTTCTCGCCAATCTTCCACGAGCAAATTCGGTTCCAGAAGGGACTTCGTCGCACGATCGACTGGTTCTCCACGTTCTTCAATTTGGCTGTTTTTTACGACCTTTGAACCGAAAGATTGAACGGATTAAGTCCGAAGAGGGCTTTTTGTTTCCAGTTCATGAAAGTTTCTACTCATGTTGAGAAAATCAGAATTGCACTGAGATAATTATCATTGCGGATAAATGGCGTCATTTTTCGCATGGTGTTTAAACGGAACTTCAAGATATAAGGAATATATATTAAAGTAATTTACATAACGTACACTGCAGGTGTAACGTAAAATAATTTGTATATGAGCGATTGACCCTTTCCCTTGTTGGATTTCAAGGTCTGCTTTTTCAGGCAATTCGTGAGGTCGGTCCCTAAAGTTGATTACTTGACCTTGAGGCATGGGTTTATCATGGTAAGTTTCCATTGTTTATTAACCATTTCCTTCTTTTACGCTTgactcttttcatttttgttttatgttttgaAGATCATTTGGAGTGAATAATCTGTCCTTTTTCCTGACGAGAGTTTTGCCTTTCGCTCTTGCGTTTGACTCCTTTGTTCAGGCACACTTGGCACCTCAGAGCCAGACCAAATTCGATTTCCAGAAGTACATCAACAGATCCCTTGAAGAAGATTTCAAGGTTGTGGTAGGGATCAGTCCACCTATCTGGTTTTTAGCTGTGTTGTTCTTGCTCTTCAACACTCATGGTAGGTAGTCAACAAATTTCGCTTTCTGAATGGTCGCACTTGCAATATAAAATTTTTGGCCGAAATTTGACTGAATTCCGATTCTTGACGTGTGCAGGGTGGTACAGTTATCTGTGGTTACCGTTCATCCCACTGATTGTAAGCACAGTCTCGACATCTCATCGCTTGGAAACAACGTTCCTGCTCTGGTTTTCGTACTTTGTTAGGATCTGATGCAGTTAAATTCAATGGCTTGCAGATCATCCTTTTGGTGGGAACAAAGCTGCAGGTGATCATCACGAAAATGGGTCTCAGGATTCACGAGAGGGGTGAAGTCATTAAGGGCGTGCCTCTTGTTCATCCGGGGGATGACCTTTTCTGGTTCAACCGTCCTCACCTCATCCTCTACCTCATCAACTTTGTTCTGTTTCAGGTACTGCAGTCTACATTACTGTCGCATTTGCTTCTTGTGGCCTAGAAATCAAACTACATGCTTACCTTTTTGTGATATGTTGCTCTCCTGCAGAACGCCTTTCAGCTCGCTTTCTTTGCTTGGACTGTGGTGAGTTGATTCGCTCTCGAACTTCAATTGAAGGGCATCATTTGATTCCTAGATATCGGTATATTCATATGAACGAGACATGAActcttgttttttcatttttcagtaTGAGTTTGGGTTCAAATCTTGTTTCCATGCGCATACTGAGGATGTGGTGATCAGAATCACCATGGGGTGAGTTGTCCCGATtcgatatttttcttttacttttgttgaaGAGCATGTTAGGTATAAGCAAGTAAAGATTTTATACAAAAGCATTTCTGTCTATTGGAAAGAGGAACGTCTTTGCTCATCGGAATTGATCTCGACAGGGTCCTGATTCAGATCCTATGCAGCTATGTCACCCTCCCTCTTTATGCCCTCGTCACTCAGGTaaaatctctttctctctgtctctctctccaaaaccaGCATGGTTACCTGAGGATCCAACTATCCCGAAACTGATTATTTTGCCGCGCCAGATGGGGTCGACCATGAAACCAACTATATTCAACGAGAGAGTCGTGACGGCGCTGCGCAGCTGGCACCAATCTGCTAAGAAGCACATCAAGCAGAACAAAAGCTCCTCCGTGACCCCCATGTCGAGCAGGCCGATGACCCCTTCGCACCACATGTCGCCTGTGCATCTCCTGCGCCACTACAGGGGCGACAGGGATAGCTTCCACACATCGCCCCGACGATCGAACGTCGACGCCGACCACTGGGAATCCGAGACTCCATCCCCCTcccatcaccatcaccaccaaGGCGATGGCTCGTCGTCTCACCGTCACCACGGGACGGAACACGGTCACGTCGGACCCGAGGTGGGTTCGTCGCAAGCGGTGCCGGCTTCTCAGCCAGTCCAGACTCAGCACGAAATCAATATCGGGCCGCAGGATTTTCATTCGACAAGAGAACGAGTTCCGCGTGAGCATCGCGATCCCGCCCGGCATCGTCGCTTGCTTGACCATGGCGTGCGATTCAtcaggaaaaaaaggagagatgAGCCACTGGCTTTGCATCCCCTcgtatatatatagagagagagagtcactTCTAACTTGTGATGGAAGATTACCAGCTTTTATATTCTTCCCATTTCTTCCCATTTATTGTACTTGTTACTTCAAGAATTTGTATAATTTGCAGTTGTATATCGCTGGGTCGCCAGAACATGAATGTGATAGTTTTGATCCCCATATTCAATTCcagtctttttccttttattttttctcaattgacattttttttcttcgatAAAGAACACTAACGTCGTTTGGAAACTTTTTTTGGACAGGATCatattcttattattatattttttggctTCTCTTTATCGAATGTCTTAAGTTCTGACTTTTTATAACAAggctctctttttgtttttttgtaaaatttactGAATTAATCAAATCATTGAGTTATGGGTATCTGATTATTGCTGTGAAAATCGAAGTaggaaaaatttgaactttcaatgcaatatctctttttcttacttttcattATGTGTAATTGATCGttgcttttgaaattgaaatattttctatttggaGGTTTCTCTTTAACTAAGGatcatcaaataaatacaatgatgattttgtgaattaGTGTGCTGGAAAAAAAAGATActataattataatatatttgttTGAGAAtagatttcttttcattaaaagttaaggcctgtttgttaaaaagtgtttttgtttttgaaacaaaattttctgaaaataaaaaaacttatttggtaaaacatatttggtaaaatttttattttcggaaataaaaaaaacctatttttCACATTCCCTCAAATAGATTTGAAACGGatacaaaaaatagaaaaaagtaattaaCGTTTCCGGAAAAACTCAAAAcccttcttttgtttatttctgCGTCAGCCCGTGCCCTTTGTCTCAGCCAATACACCCGCGCCCTCTCTGTCTCGAGTCCCTCCTTTCTCCGGCGTCTCTCAGCTTCTCCACCGTCATCctctccggcgcctcccaaCTCGTCTTTctctccggcgccgacagcTGCTGTTCCTTCACCGGCTGAAGCTTCTGATTCGAGGTAACTTTCATCCATCTTGCTGACCTGCAACCATGGGATGGACGCCTTCGGCTAGGGCTTGGCTGAGACGATTGACGAGGGCTTCGGCGAGAGCGACCCCTCGCGGATCTGGGCGATGGCTGCTCGGGGCTCGAGTGCGACGGCTCGCTCGAGCCAGCGgtcgcccagatctgcgagacgctcgctcgagcgagccctcGCGCTCGAGCCAGCGTGGCGAGGCGacggctcgagcgagcccttGCGCTCAAGGCCCGAGCCAACGCTGCTTGCTGGAGCCAGCGCGGGGAGGGCTCGAGCCCTGAGCCAGCGCGGCTCCAGCGAGCAGTGCTGTAATTCAGACCTCCCGTTGGGGATTAGAGATTGTCTTCGATGATTGCAACATGTTTGGCTTGCCTGAAATGCAGAAGTCACCGTTCTATTTCTTTGCTGGTTTGAATCGAAGGTAATAGGAAGGGAGGTCTGATCTTCACTTTGGCCTTTGAACTCTGAAGCATTTGGTTAGCATCCTAAACGAGCTGTGGGAAcggattggatttttaatcttATGTGCTTTGGGAGAAAACTGAAAGGACTGCTTGAAGAACTGCTTTAGGGGCTGTTCTTTTCGTCATCGATTTTGTTTGGTATAATGTTGACATTTAGCTTCCAACTAGGCCTTTTCTACGATTCAATTGGCTTGTCTATTGCGGATAGTTTGATATTGAACCTTATCACGTTTACAACGTTGGAAGTTACTTCTCATGGAAATTGTTGAAACACAGAAAATTAGTTTCTTTCTTTGAAAGGTTTTTGTAATCTATGACGCGTGATGTCGCTGTCATGGAttcaattttttcctatttGTGTACTTGAGCttggtttggtt
The nucleotide sequence above comes from Eucalyptus grandis isolate ANBG69807.140 chromosome 2, ASM1654582v1, whole genome shotgun sequence. Encoded proteins:
- the LOC104432856 gene encoding LOW QUALITY PROTEIN: MLO-like protein 6 (The sequence of the model RefSeq protein was modified relative to this genomic sequence to represent the inferred CDS: inserted 1 base in 1 codon); its protein translation is MAGAAGGRSLEQTPTWAVAVVCFVLVLVSIIIEYIIHLIGQWLKKKHKRALYEALEKIKSELMLLGFISLLLTVGQGPITKICIPQKVGATWHPCNKKEEEEGAEEESDAGRRRLLGMMGPGGSFRRALATATTTNQCAEGKVPFISADGIHQLHIFIFVLAVFHVLYCILTMALGQAKMRSWKAWETETRTAEYQFSHDPHRFRFTRETSFGKRHLNFWTKTPVLIWIVCFFRQFVRSVPKVDYLTLRHGFIMAHLAPQSQTKFDFQKYINRSLEEDFKVVVGISPPIWFLAVLFLLFNTHGWYSYLWLPFIPLIIILLVGTKLQVIITKMGLRIHERGEVIKGVPLVHPGDDLFWFNRPHLILYLINFVLFQNAFQLAFFAWTVYEFGFKSCFHAHTEDVVIRITMGVLIQILCSYVTLPLYALVTQMGSTMKPTIFNERVVTALRSWHQSAKKHIKQNKSSSVTPMSSRPMTPSHHMSPVHLLRHYRGDRDSFHTSPRRSNVDADHWESETPSPSHHHHHQGDGSSSHRHHGTEHGHVGPEVGSSQAVPASQPVQTQHEINIGPQXFSFDKRTSSA